A genome region from Ctenopharyngodon idella isolate HZGC_01 chromosome 5, HZGC01, whole genome shotgun sequence includes the following:
- the hscb gene encoding iron-sulfur cluster co-chaperone protein HscB: MITLYRLRFLLTSSGFNHAHKCISDGQRLNIVLHPCFASQRAVSSYSKDVKGRNAVKGHLNLKSFSTVTLNRLCWNCGSSAELFFCSSCNAIQPADYKTNYFDILNCEQTFSLDTQKLQKRYLELQRSLHPDNFGQKSLKEQEYSEEQSALVNKAYRTLQKPLSRAVYMLELQGVLLKEGADATADPAFLLEVMEINESLAETRSQDEVNAIGRSVREKLKDLTERMNSSLNKGDLLTAKGLLAQMKYFTNIEEKVKDRITEGC, encoded by the exons ATGATAACTCTATACAGGCTCCGATTTTTGTTAACATCTTCCGGATTTAATCACGCACACAAATGTATATCAGACGGACAACGTCTTAACATTGTCTTACATCCGTGTTTCGCTTCACAAAGAGCGGTCAGTTCTTACAGTAAAGATGTGAAGGGTCGGAATGCAGTTAAAGGACATTTGAATCTGAAATCATTCAGCACTGTTACACTCAACAGACTCTGTTGGAACTGTGGATCTTCAGCtgaattatttttctgttccTCCTGTAATGCGATACAACCTGCTGATTACAAGACTAATTATTTTGACATCTTGAACTG tgaacaaacattttctttggACACCCAAAAACTTCAGAAAAGATACTTGGAGCTGCAAAGATCTCTCCATCCTGACAACTTCGGACAGAAATCATTG AAAGAGCAGGAATATTCAGAAGAACAATCAGCACTGGTGAACAAAGCCTACAGAACGCTGCAGAAACCTCTGAGTCGGGCCGTCTACATG CTGGAGCTGCAAGGGGTTTTGCTGAAGGAGGGAGCAGACGCCACCGCGGACCCCGCGTTTCTCCTAGAGGTCATGGAGATCAACGAGAGCCTTGCAGAGACGCGGAGCCAAGACGAGGTCAATGCTATCGGGCGGTCTGTGCGAG AGAAACTGAAAGACTTGACTGAACGGATGAATTCATCCCTAAACAAAG GGGATCTGCTGACCGCCAAAGGGCTCCTGGCCCAGATGAAGTACTTCACAAATATAGAGGAAAAGGTAAAAGACAGAATCACAGAGGGTTGCTGA
- the chek2 gene encoding serine/threonine-protein kinase Chk2 isoform X1 → MSDEPGPSGQSQSQSQSQTQTQSQTGSSSSSAPTSSSQGSSSGSGTLSSVDTLPVQELQSIPEDQEEAQPQVWGRIIPLMHGFSVLNCTENQYSFGRDRACDYTFSNSILKKSAHFNTYSKKHFRIFKDENLVYLEDLSGNGTWVDDEKLGQGKQRLLSNNSVIALAEQKHQVFMFIDKMGNDQPNLPLEFSKKYHIARKIGTGVCGEVKLAIEKETCKKVALKTINKHDFPSIGTATRNAEREIEILKKIDHPCLIKTEDFYQTEDSYYIVLEYIEGGELFGRIKAKKQLEEEIAKLYFYQMLRAVEYLHNNGIIHRDLKPENVLLASHDDTCLIKITDFNQSKILEESSLMKTLCGTPTYLAPEVFTHAATVGYTKAVDYWSLGVLLFICLGGYPPFNTECSTMSVREQIINGHYRFIPSQWKKVSNEAKDLIKKLLVVDPQKRLSVEDALEHPWLKDDGMRNTANQLMHPENQPMRPENRPVGPENRPMRPETSKKRKAQEGEGEPSSKRKPGP, encoded by the exons ATGTCTGACGAACCTGGACCCAGTGGTCAATCACAGTCCCAGAGCCAGTCCCAAACACAAACCCAATCCCAAACTGGATCCAGCTCCTCATCCGCTCCAACATCGTCAAGTCAGGGCTCTTCCTCAGGATCAGGAACTCTAAGTTCTGTGGATACTTTACCTGTACAAGAACTCCAATCTATTCCTGAAGACCAGGAGGAAGCCCAGCCTCAGGTGTGGGGCCGGATCATTCCCCTGATGCATGGATTCAGTGTGCTCA aTTGCACAGAAAACCAGTATAGCTTTGGAAGGGATAGAGCATGTGATTATACTTTCTCCAactccattttaaaaaaatcagcacATTTCAACACATACAGCAAGAAACACTTTAGGATTTTTAAG GATGAGAATCTGGTCTACCTCGAGGACCTCAGCGGGAACGGCACGTGGGTGGACGATGAGAAATTAGGACAGGGGAAGCAACGACTTCTTAGCAATAACTCCGTTATTGCCCTTGCAGAACAAAAACATCAAG TTTTTATGTTCATAGATAAGATGGGGAACGATCAACCAAACCTTCCTTTAGAGTTCAGCAAAAAATATCATATTGCACGAAAGATTGGAAC AGGTGTCTGTGGTGAAGTGAAGCTCGCCATTGAGAAGGAAACCTGTAAAAAAGTTGCACTGAaaactataaataaacatgacttcCCATCAATAGGG ACGGCCACACGGAATGCTGAACGGgaaattgaaattttaaagaaaattgatCAT CCGTGCCTGATCAAGACAGAAGATTTCTACCAGACAGAAGATTCCTACTACATTGTTTTGGAGTA TATTGAAGGAGGAGAGCTGTTTGGCAGGATCAAGGCCAAGAAACAGCTGGAGGAAGAAATCGCTAAACTCTATTTTTATCAGATGCTCAGGGCTGTGGAG TATCTCCACAATAACGGGATCATTCATCGAGATCTCAAACCTGAGAATGTTCTGCTGGCTTCACATGACGACACCTGTTTGATTAAG ATTACGGATTTTAATCAGTCCAAGATTTTGGAGGAATCCTCCCTGATGAAGACGCTCTGTGGGACACCCACATATCTCGCCCCGGAGGTGTTCACACATGCTGCGACTGTGGGATATACAAAAGCAGTAGATTATTGGAGCCTGGGGGTCCTACTGTTCATTTG TTTGGGTGGTTATCCTCCCTTTAACACCGAGTGCTCCACCATGTCCGTGCGTGAGCAGATCATTAACGGCCATTATCGCTTCATCCCGTCTCAGTGGAAGAAGGTTTCAAACGAAG CCAAAGATTTGATCAAGAAGCTCCTGGTTGTGGATCCTCAAAAACGTCTGAGTGTTGAAGATGCACTGGAACATCCGTGGTTGAAA GATGATGGGATGAGAAACACTGCAAACCAACTAATGCACCCTGAAAACCAACCGATGCGCCCTGAAAACCGTCCAGTTGGCCCTGAAAACCGACCTATGCGTCCTGAAACATCCAAg AAACGCAAGGCACAAGAGGGAGAGGGTGAACCGTCATCCAAGAGGAAACCTGGGCCTTGA
- the chek2 gene encoding serine/threonine-protein kinase Chk2 isoform X2 has product MDSVCSDENLVYLEDLSGNGTWVDDEKLGQGKQRLLSNNSVIALAEQKHQVFMFIDKMGNDQPNLPLEFSKKYHIARKIGTGVCGEVKLAIEKETCKKVALKTINKHDFPSIGTATRNAEREIEILKKIDHPCLIKTEDFYQTEDSYYIVLEYIEGGELFGRIKAKKQLEEEIAKLYFYQMLRAVEYLHNNGIIHRDLKPENVLLASHDDTCLIKITDFNQSKILEESSLMKTLCGTPTYLAPEVFTHAATVGYTKAVDYWSLGVLLFICLGGYPPFNTECSTMSVREQIINGHYRFIPSQWKKVSNEAKDLIKKLLVVDPQKRLSVEDALEHPWLKDDGMRNTANQLMHPENQPMRPENRPVGPENRPMRPETSKKRKAQEGEGEPSSKRKPGP; this is encoded by the exons ATGGATTCAGTGTGCTCA GATGAGAATCTGGTCTACCTCGAGGACCTCAGCGGGAACGGCACGTGGGTGGACGATGAGAAATTAGGACAGGGGAAGCAACGACTTCTTAGCAATAACTCCGTTATTGCCCTTGCAGAACAAAAACATCAAG TTTTTATGTTCATAGATAAGATGGGGAACGATCAACCAAACCTTCCTTTAGAGTTCAGCAAAAAATATCATATTGCACGAAAGATTGGAAC AGGTGTCTGTGGTGAAGTGAAGCTCGCCATTGAGAAGGAAACCTGTAAAAAAGTTGCACTGAaaactataaataaacatgacttcCCATCAATAGGG ACGGCCACACGGAATGCTGAACGGgaaattgaaattttaaagaaaattgatCAT CCGTGCCTGATCAAGACAGAAGATTTCTACCAGACAGAAGATTCCTACTACATTGTTTTGGAGTA TATTGAAGGAGGAGAGCTGTTTGGCAGGATCAAGGCCAAGAAACAGCTGGAGGAAGAAATCGCTAAACTCTATTTTTATCAGATGCTCAGGGCTGTGGAG TATCTCCACAATAACGGGATCATTCATCGAGATCTCAAACCTGAGAATGTTCTGCTGGCTTCACATGACGACACCTGTTTGATTAAG ATTACGGATTTTAATCAGTCCAAGATTTTGGAGGAATCCTCCCTGATGAAGACGCTCTGTGGGACACCCACATATCTCGCCCCGGAGGTGTTCACACATGCTGCGACTGTGGGATATACAAAAGCAGTAGATTATTGGAGCCTGGGGGTCCTACTGTTCATTTG TTTGGGTGGTTATCCTCCCTTTAACACCGAGTGCTCCACCATGTCCGTGCGTGAGCAGATCATTAACGGCCATTATCGCTTCATCCCGTCTCAGTGGAAGAAGGTTTCAAACGAAG CCAAAGATTTGATCAAGAAGCTCCTGGTTGTGGATCCTCAAAAACGTCTGAGTGTTGAAGATGCACTGGAACATCCGTGGTTGAAA GATGATGGGATGAGAAACACTGCAAACCAACTAATGCACCCTGAAAACCAACCGATGCGCCCTGAAAACCGTCCAGTTGGCCCTGAAAACCGACCTATGCGTCCTGAAACATCCAAg AAACGCAAGGCACAAGAGGGAGAGGGTGAACCGTCATCCAAGAGGAAACCTGGGCCTTGA